The nucleotide window ACAAGAGAATTACTGATACAGTATGGCTTCCCTCCCACCAACCAGGACTGTTAGCCCTGAGCAAAGGGCCTCACCTCCCTCCACCTTGTCCACCCGACCCCCTCCCCAGCTCCACTTTCCCCACAGGCCGCACTCACTGTGGGAGTAGACCTGGGGCTTCCACCCGGGATATCTGCACATTAAActgatgaagatgaagaataaGAGACAAACGCCAAGGAGGATGACCAGGGGCAACAGCACTGCGGTACCTGCAAAGTAGAGAACGCTCAGTGTTCTGCACAGCAGagactggggaggggagagggaggcaagGGAGTCAGCCAATCAGCCGGTGAGCATGGACACCAGGCCATTGTGCCTCACCTGGTTCCCGAGGGTGTACGACAGGTTCAGGTTGGCACATTTTCATACACTCCATGTTCTTGCAGCTGAAGAAAGAGACAATACTGGCGACTAGAAAGATGGCAGAGTTCTTTGCTCTGCGATTGTTTTTTGCTATCTCTTAAGACAGTGGAACTTAGCCTGCCTTgagaactgaggcagaagaatgaaACAGTTCCTCCTACAGCAACTTCGTTTTACAAGTTGAAGGGGTCTTGGGAAGACTGAGTTGACAGCAAGCAGTGGTAGTGTATGCAtgcagtctcagcacttgggaggtaatgGCCagaggtcacccttggctacacagcaaggtcagggtcagcctgggcaacaggaGACCAAGTCAAGAGAGAGAattgagagaggaaaggaggggaagagggggagaaagggcaAGTAGGCTGTGTTGGTAAGTTTAAAGTCGCCATagtcccacatggcagctcacaaccatctgtaactccagttccagtggctctgatgccctcttctggtctctgacggtaccaggcatacacatggtacacatatatacatgctggcaaaacactcacacacataaaatgaaaataaataatgtttttaaagtactttttaaatgccaggcatggtggcacattccagcactcaggagactgaggcaggcagatctctaagagttcagggtcggcctggcctacacagtgagtcccaggacagccagggctacacagtgaaactctgaatcaacaaaacaaaaacctttgtaaataataaaataaaatggtcaCAGGGCTCAGGTTACTGTGGCTCTGTGGCAGAGCACTTGAATATCATGCAGGAGCCTGGATTCTGCActcaatcaatattttaaaaatagccaggcggtggtggcgcacgcctttaatcccagcacttgggaggcagaggcaggcggatctctgtgagttcgagaccagcctggtctacaagagctagttccaggacaggctccaaaaccacagagaaaccctgtctcgagaaaaaccaaaaaaaaaatttttttaaaaaataaatttaaaaggcagatatgggggctggagagatggctcagaggttaagagcactgactcctcttccagaggacctgagttcaattcccagcaaccacatggtggctcacagccatctataatgagatctggtgccctcttctggcatgcaagcatacatagaaggaatgttttatacataataaataaatcttttttttaaaaaaaaaaaggcagttatGGCTAGAATAAAACTGCTTCCAGTCACTGACTGGTACCATGACACAAACAAGCCATTTCACCTCTATGGCCCAGTGTCTCATGGAAATCATGTCACCTTGGGATTAAGGGTCAAGTTCTTATCCCTGACGTAGTGTGTGTTTGGTAGACGGCACGTGTCAGTGAACTGAGTTTAGCATTATGTTTACTGGTGGAATTGTAGCACGGAGAGGCCAGAGGTTTGGATCTGAAATATCTTGCCAGGGTCCACATGCTGAAAGCTTGATTCCCCAGCATTTTGGGACATGGGGCCTAGTAAAAAGTTAGGTCACTGGGGACTTGACCTTTGACCCCACTCCACACCCTTTGTGCCTCTCAGCTGCTACAAGGTGAGCACCTTTGCCCCACAATGCCGTGCCTCATGGCAGCAATGCCAACCACTGACCACCGACCACTGACCACCGTGAGCTGAATGAAGCTAtgaaaagaaacctttctttgcttTAACCCGATTAAGCCACAGAAAGATGACTCACACGAGAAGCTGAAGGGCTTATCTCTGATGACACCAGCCACTTACAGCATTTGCCTTAGGAGATGACAGGCCACCGGGCGTGAGCGGTTTTAGAATGTCTATCACTGGGGCAGCCCGAGAGTCCTCTGTTGAGGCTGTCCCAGGGCAGAGCGGAGTGAGAAAACTCCACCAGGGAGTGGGGCCGAGGCAAGTGAGAAGGGGCTTTTGTCTGCCTCGCAATTTCAGGGTGAAAAACACATGGCATTGGGCACACAAGCTCTTCTGAAATGAAACTGAGTggggaaaatagaaagaaaatagcttTGCTTCAGATCGTTTTGTGGGTTGTTGGTCAAGTTTTCTGTTTGGGGCTTTTATGACCCTGGGGTCCAATCCCAGAGCCTCGAAAAATGCTAGGCTAATGCTCTATCATTGAACCCcacttccacccccacccctgcttacTCTAAAGGTTAAGAAACATAGGCGTGGAGACGTAATAACTTGCCCACGTTTGCCCAGCCAGGAAATGGGTAGGTTAGAATTTAACCTCAGGTCAGTTCAACTAGGAAAGTCTCAGAGTTACTTCTCTGGAAGCAAATGTGTCAGAGCAGCCCAAATGGAGTCATAGGAATGAGGAAGTCTGCCAAGGAGGCTGGAAGGAATCACCACAGGGGAGTGGCACGTGCATCAACCCGAGGTATCAGCAATAGTAAGACGCCTGGGCTGGCACTAGTGGCCTTTAATTTCAGCCcttgaggggcagaggcacaaggatccctgtgagttttttagaccagcctgggctacagggtgagttccaggacgggctctaaaggtacacagagaaaccctgtctcaaaagagcgCTCACATCTAActgcccagcactggagaggcttgCGTGCTATGgaacatgtggaggttagaggatggTTCCGTGGAATTCTCTCCTTTCAACTTTACTtgggttccagagattgaactcaggttgtcagacttttGCTGCAAACGCTTTGCTGCTAAGCTATGCTGTCTACCCCCTAACGtcctggagaaagagaaaggactaTTGATGTCTTGATGGAGTGCCTTCCTCTCATCCGGTTGTAGGGCACCTCCTCTAATCCAGACACAGCTGCTCTTCCACCCCAGCTCCCCAACCAGTTGGCAAATACTCACCGACTGCAAGGGAGACACTCATTTTTTTCATCCAGGAAGAATCCTACGTGGCAGTGACACACAGTGTCCTGTTTCTCCTTACCTGAGAGAAGACAAAAAGACTAAGAAAGTGGACCAAGGGGAGGGAGAAGGTCAAGATGCAGGCACCATGCAGAAGCTCAGAGCCACAGACCACAGGATGGGGTGGAGAGAAGATGCTACCTCATGGGTAGCGAGGACAGAAATGGAAATCTTCTGCCTGAGAGGCAGGCTACTCctgaggaggggagagggcctggacttgggggggggggtgcttacAGGGGATTTTCACCGTGCCATTGAAGCAGAGGCTGCAGTTCTGGCACCGGAAGTGTTTGGAACCATAATCTTGGTTCTGGAACTGGTTTTTCCTACAGCCACATTCAGTGTCCTTGTCTGCTCTGCAAGGAGATAGCTCCACCTGGGACAATtctgaaaagggaagaaaatggtCCGTGAGTCTCACCTCTCTTTCCCCACACAaatcctgacacacacacacacacacacacacgtccacaccATGTGTGCATGGGTCTCTGTCACATAAAAACTCCCGTGCCCACAGACCCAGGCTTGCATGTGCACGCATGTTCCCACTGCCCCCACAAGCAGATGCAAATCCTCACCCCTGACAAACATCAacgtccacatgcacacacacgtgttcacGAGCCTTCTCACCCCAGACCCCTCTCTTGAGCCCTTCCCTACTCCCGCTCCCGAGACTTGCCTTTCCGACATATCTTGCAGCTGAGGCACTGTTTGAGGTAATTCTGGGATTCTGTAAAGGTGCCCTTTTCACACTCCTTGCAGACTGTTTCCTGCCCTGGGCCTGGACAGTCATTCACCAAGTGGGTCCCTGTGAGAGAGGCATGGATTCGGCTGCCGTGGAGAACCGAAGAACAAAACCCAAGCCCAGGGAAGGCAGCAGAGGAAGGGAACTCCCAGCCGCCGAGATTGTGGAGTAcccaaaacaagaaaaggaaggctCAAGAAGATGGCTCCCCAGTCTCCCCTACCTTTGTGGCACTTGGTACAACAGATGGAATTATTCCGAGAGTGGGGGTACTTTCCCTGGGGACACAAAttatccctcttctccctcttcccaagGGAAGGAACCCATCCAGTGACCCCTGAGGGGTATATCCCCACCAGAGCCAGGAGCACCTGGGGGGAAAAATCAGAAGGAGGAAACACAGTTAGGGTGGGGCCATAGAGGCAGCACACTGTGACCCTCCCCCCATAAATCCTGTCCGTCCTGAGGAACGTTCTTCCTTAAACCGCATCCACTGGGCAGTCGAGTATTTGCTTGGTCTCTGAGTGCTCTGTCTGCTAGCATTTGTCTCCATAACCCTGGGCAATTAGGTCTCACCCCCTTCCCATCACACTGCAGTCTACTCTGGCCAGTTCCCTAAGGGAGCTCGCAATGCTGCTTACAAGAAATCTGGTCAAGGAATGTCTAGATGTTGGTATTGTTTGCTAGAGGTGGAGCTCCGGGTCTCACACAGAACCTCAGAGCTAACCCCTGGCCTACCAGGGAGTGTCTTTACCCAGAACTAGCAGGCTGTTTCAGTTGTAGCTTGTCTGTCGTCCAACAGACAGTCCTAAAGTTCATTTGGCACTTCTATATCTGGGTGCGGGTTTCAGAGTGTGCCCGTTTGTGGACACTTCAGAGGGGAGCCTCCTGGATTTCATTACACTAATAAAAAAGTACTATGGGGGAAAATCAAGTTGTAGGGAGGGCTGCCATGGAGACGGTTCGGGCTAGtgcctgctgtgcaagcatgaggagtTGAGATCAACCCCTTTCACCCACATAGAGCCGGGGACAGGAGCATGGGTTTGTAATCCCAGGGACGGGGAGGATACAAGCACATCCCAGAAGCTCTCTGGCCAGCCTTGCCTAGCTGAATCAGCAACCGGTTggtcccagtgagagatcctgtctcagaacacaaGGTGAATGCTTTCTGAGGACAACCCCTGAggttgaactctgacctccatgcacacagacacacagggattTGAACCCAcacctgtgtgcatatgtatgcaaaATCAGATGGGGACAGAGGCGGATGATGTTCTTGCAAGCAGCATTCCTGGGTGTGGGAAGAGCTCTGTGCATGATCTTTTGCTTGCATGAGTAGGTGTGTTTGTGGGAGATGGAGGGTGGGGTACATGAGTGGGGGTATTTATGGGGGGTGGGGTAGCTGGGAATGAAACCAAGAACCTCACACATGCCCTGAGCCACATGCTCAGGGTTAAGAGTTCTATATCTTTGTTTCAAGTCTTGCTCAGCAGCCTGTCCACGGTCCATGCCTTCCGCAGCTAAATTTGCACTGCAGCTTAAGTTAGCGAGAACAAATGGAGAGGGAAGGCAGGCGAGAAGGTCTGGGCATAAGCAAAGACAAGCGGGTCCTGTACTAGGGTCAGCCGGGACTGGTCATCTGGCTCAAGAAGACCAGCAAATCAAGAACTGAGGATATGCCAGGAGTCCCAAAGCCCATGGCCAAGCAGGGCATTCTAGAAGGCTGGTTTAATAACCTTGGCAAAGCTCATAGCAACTACATGATTTTAAGTAACTTCAGTGTGGAGAAAGCCAAGCCATAAGTCATCTTAGCTTCAAGTTAGAGCTTGCTCTTTGATCTCTCCCAGCTTTGGGTTTCCCTCAACCTTCATCCTTTCATTCCTACCCCACCCCCTGCTATGAGCCGCTCCTGCAGCAAAGGTAGAGGACGTCATCAAGGCATGTTACAGATGCAGGAGCAACGGACCAATCAGATCGCATTCAGGAGAGAAGAGCTAGCCACCGTGGCTGTCTAGACGCACAAGCTGCCTTCAAGGCCCTGCAGCCTCCGCAGCTCTTTTGGAAGGAGGTGCAACCTGCCAGCTGCTGTTACTAGAAGTGTTACCGCAGCgacagcggcagcagcagcagcagcagctgcacgGGTCAGGAAGCCTGGGCCTCAGCCAGAGATGGACCCGAGAagccacacacagaagcacattgAACACCTGCAATCTCTCAGGCAGGGGTGCACCCCCTCCCACCGCCATCCCCCAACACGGTGTGCAGAGGCTTCCAGAGTGACAACAGGAAGGGTTAGTTATGATAAGAACTTCCCAATCATGAAAAGTGTGGTTCCTTTCCCCGAAGAAGCAATGTTTGTAGCACCTAAGGTCAATGGTACTTCCAAGCCCATCAGAGAACTTGACGCAAAGCCAACCGGCCaaggcagcagcaggaagaggtAAAGGTGGGCTCCAGGCCAAGAACAGCCTTGGAGGGAGCTTCTCCACCACGAGGACTAGGACGGGTGAGCCTCCAGAGAAGGAGCCCGGTGTCTCTCGTCACGTGTCCCTCTCTCTCCAGAACTCTTGGGGTTAAGACAAATCCGGGAAAGGGAAATCTTTTCCCAGCAGCTCCGCCCCAGTGACTCaggccagggagggaggggatCTAGGACAGTGTGGACAGGGAACTGCAGCTTCCCCAGCTCTACAAGGGTTGTGAGTCAGCAGAAAGAAAAGGCCAGCCAGCAAGTAGAACCTCATCTCCTCCCTTCAGGGCAAGCATTCTCTctttcccacccaccccacccccattcccccATTCCCACTCAGGGCCCTTTATCCTTTGCCCCTTAAAAAGAGCCAGGCAATGGACCCCTGTCCCACTGGGCCCACAGATTTCGGGGAAATGCCTCCCTCTTCCATTTCATCCCAAAGGGAAGTCATCCTGACCCCTGGCTTCCCCCATCAGGTCAGTAGGCTCCTCCCAGAGGACGCcaccccccgccccgcccccaacATCCTTCCTTTAGATTGTGACCTGCCCTGATTCCTTGGCAAAGTTAAACAAGTCTTCAGTAGATAAACCCTGCCCCAGGATCCCTGCTCCTGGCTCCCTGGGCTTTtctgctacccccccccccaccatgctccccagtgccatcaagaaacaaaaacaggcgGCCCTCC belongs to Microtus pennsylvanicus isolate mMicPen1 chromosome 8, mMicPen1.hap1, whole genome shotgun sequence and includes:
- the Tnfrsf1a gene encoding tumor necrosis factor receptor superfamily member 1A, whose product is MGLPTVPGLLLSLVLLALVGIYPSGVTGWVPSLGKREKRDNLCPQGKYPHSRNNSICCTKCHKGTHLVNDCPGPGQETVCKECEKGTFTESQNYLKQCLSCKICRKELSQVELSPCRADKDTECGCRKNQFQNQDYGSKHFRCQNCSLCFNGTVKIPCKEKQDTVCHCHVGFFLDEKNECLPCSRCKNMECMKMCQPEPVVHPREPGTAVLLPLVILLGVCLLFFIFISLMCRYPGWKPQVYSHICGNSAPVKEAEVERNKPITPAPALALNPAPYFSSSPGFSPVPSSPNTSSPILYPSNWPNFKVVPPVKEVVPTQRADPLLYESLTSVPVPTPLQKWEDYPHPQRPDLADPATLYTVVDCVSPFRWKEFMRLLGLGEHEIQRLEMQYGSCLREAQYSMLEAWRQRTPRHKATLDVLYSVLCDMNLKGCAENIREALGSPAS